One genomic window of Medicago truncatula cultivar Jemalong A17 chromosome 1, MtrunA17r5.0-ANR, whole genome shotgun sequence includes the following:
- the LOC11426606 gene encoding uncharacterized protein: protein MEKQLQKFFVLSNVMLLCASLVSTTQSQTNVSAVGDPGMQRDGLRVAFEAWNFCNEVGQEAPYMGSPRAAQCFDLSQGSLIHKVTEKDNKLGVGESLPGLRPEDINNIDLYAVQKELYLGSLCEVKDTPRPWQFWMIMLKNGNYDSRSGLCPQDGKRVPPFKPGRFPCFGTGCMNQPILCHQWTKLEGDVMRGGFNGTYDLDSSCRDSGLDDNNNLSFYEVVWEKKVNVGSWLFKHKLKTSKKYPWLMLYLRADTVSGFSGGYHYDTRGMLKAPLESPNFKVRLTLDVKKGGGSKSQFYLLDMGSCWKNNGAPCDGDVLTDVTRYSEMIINPETPAWCSPTGLGNCPPFHITPDNKKIFRNDTANFPYSAYHYYCAPGNAQHLEQPVSTCDPYSNPQAQEIVQLLPHPIWGEYGYPINKGDGWVGDARTWELDVGGLASRLYFYQDPGTSPAKRIWTSIDTGTEIFVSDKDEVAEWTISDFDVILIQPKSSLMTNVY, encoded by the exons ATGGAGAAACAGTTGCAGAAGTTCTTTGTATTATCAAATGTAATGCTTTTATGTGCCTCTCTTGTGTCCACAACTCAGTCTCAGACCAATGTCTCAGCTGTAGGAGACCCAGGAATGCAAAGAGATGGTCTAAGAGTAGCCTTTGAAGCTTGGAACTTTTGCAATGAAGTTGGCCAAGAAGCTCCTTACATGGGTAGCCCAAGAGCAGCTCAATGTTTTGATCTTTCACAAG GTTCTCTGATTCACAAGGTGACAGAAAAAGATAACAAACTTGGTGTGGGAGAATCATTACCTGGTCTTAGACCAGAAGACATCAACAATATAGATCTTTATGCTGTTCAAAAGGAACTGTATTTAGGTTCTTTATGTGAAGTTAAAGACACACCAAGGCCATGGCAATTTTGGATGATAATGTTGAAAAATGGTAACTATGACAGTAGGTCTGGTTTATGTCCTCAAGATGGTAAAAGGGTACCTCCTTTTAAACCAGGAAGGTTTCCTTGTTTTGGAACAGGATGCATGAACCAACCTATCTTGTGTCATCAATGGACAAAGCTGGAAGGTGATGTAATGAGAGGAGGATTTAATGGTACTTATGATTTGGATTCTAGTTGTAGAGATAGTGGACTTGATGATAATAACAATCTTTCATTTTATGAGGTGGTTTGGGAGAAGAAAGTTAATGTTGGGAGTTGGTTGTTTAAGCATAAGTTAAAGACTTCAAAGAAGTATCCTTGGTTGATGCTTTACTTGAGAGCTGATACAGTTAGTGGATTCTCTGGTGGTTACCATTATGACACAAGGGGAATGCTTAAAGCT CCTCTTGAGTCACCAAATTTTAAGGTGAGGTTAACCTTAGATGTCAAGAAAGGAGGAGGATCCAAGAGCCAATTCTACCTTCTAGACATGGGAAGTTGTTGGAAGAACAATGGTGCACCTTGTGATGGAGATGTACTAACTGATGTCACTAGATACAGTGAAATGATCATCAATCCAGAAACTCCAGCTTGGTGTAGCCCTACAGGTTTAGGAAATTGTCCACCATTTCATATCACACCAGATAACAAAAAGATATTCAGAAATGACACTGCCAATTTCCCTTATTCAGCTTATCACTATTACTGTGCTCCAGGCAATGCTCAACATTTAGAGCAACCTGTTAGTACTTGTGATCCTTATAGTAATCCTCAAGCACAAGAGATAGTTCAGTTATTGCCTCATCCTATTTGGGGTGAGTATGGTTATCCCATTAATAAAGGTGATGGTTGGGTTGGTGATGCAAGGACTTGGGAACTTGATGTTGGTGGCCTAGCAAGTAGACTTTACTTCTATCAG GACCCGGGAACTTCTCCTGCTAAAAGAATATGGACATCTATTGATACGGGCACAGAGATATTTGTTAGCGACAAAGATGAGGTGGCAGAGTGGACTATAAGTGACTTTGATGTTATTCTAATACAACCAAAAAGTAGTTTGATGACTAATGTTTATTAG
- the LOC112416103 gene encoding probable pectinesterase/pectinesterase inhibitor 58: MSLWRPIKPLYCGHIPTVAEGFIAKAMAFENTAGANKHQAVALRVQGDKSAFFDCAIRGYQDTLYAHAHRQFYRNCEISGTVDFIFGYASTVIQNSKIVVRKPEANQQNIIVADGTVQKNMPTGVVLQNCEIMPEPALQPDRLKVRSFLARPWKAYSRAIFMENTIGDLIQPDGFLPWAGTQFLDTCFFAEYANTGPGSNVQARVKWGKGVLSKADATKYTAAQWIEGGVWLPATGIPFDLGFTKG; this comes from the exons ATGTCATTATGGAGGCCTATTAAACCTTTATACTGTGGCCATATTC CTACTGTCGCGGAAGGTTTCATCGCAAAGGCAATGGCATTTGAGAACACAGCCGGAGCAAACAAACACCAAGCAGTAGCACTTCGCGTGCAAGGCGATAAATCAGCTTTCTTCGATTGTGCCATACGAGGTTACCAAGACACATTGTACGCACACGCCCACCGTCAATTCTACAGAAACTGCGAAATTTCAGGCACAGTGGATTTCATTTTCGGCTATGCATCAACAGTAATACAGAACTCAAAGATAGTAGTGCGAAAACCCGAGGCAAATCAACAAAACATAATTGTAGCTGATGGAACAGTCCAAAAGAACATGCCAACAGGAGTAGTACTTCAGAATTGTGAAATCATGCCAGAGCCAGCACTACAACCTGATAGATTGAAGGTTCGATCGTTTTTAGCAAGACCATGGAAGGCATATTCTAGGGCAATATTTATGGAAAATACCATTGGTGATTTAATTCAACCAGATGGATTTCTTCCTTGGGCAGGGACTCAATTCCTTGATACATGTTTCTTTGCTGAGTATGCTAACACTGGACCAGGTTCAAATGTTCAAGCAAGAGTTAAGTGGGGAAAGGGTGTTCTTAGCAAAGCTGATGCAACTAAATATACTGCTGCTCAATGGATTGAAGGTGGTGTATGGTTGCCTGCCACTGGTATACCCTTTGATCTTGGATTCACTAAAGgttga
- the LOC11417435 gene encoding probable pectinesterase/pectinesterase inhibitor VGDH2: protein MERKIFVSGVSLILVVGVALGVVALVRTNNGPADANNGGELTSHTKAVTAVCQNSDDHKFCADTLGSVNTSDPNDYIKAVVKTSIESVIKAFNMTDKLAVENEKNNQSTKMALDDCKDLLEFAIDELQASSILAADNSSVHNVNDRAADLKNWLGAVFAYQQSCLDGFDTDGEKQVQSQLQTGSLDHVGKLTALALDVVTAITKVLAALDLDLNVKPSSRRLFEVDEDGNPEWMSGADRKLLADMSTGMSVTPNAVVAKDGSGKFKTVLDAINSYPKNHQGRYVIYVKAGVYDEYIQIDKTKKNILIYGDGPTKTIITGKKNFVDGVKTIQTATFCKSFSIDLNNNELYYS from the coding sequence atggaaagaaaaatatttgtctcTGGTGTTTCTCTCATTCTTGTTGTAGGTGTTGCCTTAGGTGTTGTTGCTCTTGTCCGAACCAACAATGGTCCCGCAGATGCTAACAACGGCGGTGAACTGACCTCGCATACTAAAGCTGTTACAGCTGTGTGTCAAAACAGCGATGACCACAAATTTTGTGCTGATACTCTTGGTTCTGTTAACACCTCAGACCCAAATGATTACATAAAAGCAGTGGTAAAAACTTCTATTGAAAGTGTCATCAAAGCCTTCAATATGACCGATAAGCTCGCGGttgaaaacgaaaaaaataacCAAAGTACTAAAATGGCACTTGATGATTGCAAAGACTTATTAGAATTCGCGATTGATGAATTACAAGCCTCGAGTATTTTAGCTGCTGATAACAGCAGCGTTCACAATGTTAATGACCGCGCTGCTGACCTTAAAAATTGGTTAGGTGCTGTTTTTGCCTACCAACAATCATGTCTTGACGGTTTTGATACAGATGGCGAAAAGCAGGTTCAATCACAATTGCAAACAGGTAGTTTGGATCATGTAGGAAAACTTACCGCGTTAGCACTTGATGTTGTGACTGCGATTACAAAAGTACTCGCTGCACTTGACTTGGATTTGAATGTGAAACCTTCATCTAGACGGCTTTTTGAGGTGGATGAAGACGGTAATCCAGAATGGATGTCCGGTGCAGATCGTAAGTTGTTGGCTGATATGAGTACTGGGATGTCTGTTACTCCTAATGCGGTTGTTGCGAAAGATGGTAGCGGCAAATTTAAAACGGTTCTTGATGCTATTAATTCTTACCCCAAAAATCATCAAGGTAGATATGTCATCTACGTCAAGGCTGGTGTCTATGACGAATATATTCAGATTGACAAAACTAAGAAGAATATTTTGATATACGGCGATGGCCCTACAAAGACCATTATCACTGGTAAAAAGAATTTTGTAGATGGTGTGAAGACTATACAAACTGCTACATTCTGTAAGTCCTTCTCAATAGATTTAAACAATAATGAATTATAttatagttaa